In the genome of Cervus elaphus chromosome 5, mCerEla1.1, whole genome shotgun sequence, the window CGCCGTTGCCCCCCTCACCCTCCGCAACTCCCAGGCTCTAACCCTCGCCGACCAAACCCCCCCTCCGGCGCAACTCGCCGGCCTTaaacccccaccccgccccaccgccCCCAAAACTACCCTGCTCTCGTCGCTCTCCGGCTCCCTCTCCCCACAGCTACCCACAGGCATAAGTCCCTCTACCGCAGACAATGCCCAGGCCCCCTCTTCTCCCCACAACTATCTGCCCACCCCTCCAACAATCACCGGGCTACCTCCGGCGGCAACTACCGGGAGCTCCGGCACCACCGCCACAAACTCCCCCACCTCGGCGAACTACCGAGCTCCTCACTCAGTCCTCTCCTACATCCTCTCTCCTCAACAACTCTCCGGCTCCCAGATTCCCCTAACCTCTCAGTTCTAGGGCCCCCAACCTGCCGGAGGCCCTTTCGGCCCCTAACCCTCGAAGCTCTGGTTTCCAgctcccactcccccatcccaccccaccccctctacACACACATAGCGTCTAATCTCCAACTACCCCCAGCCCAGTCTCGCACTCCTCTTTCCTCCAAGGTCTCTCAACTCGTCACTCTCCCACCTTCAGGGGCAGGCCCCCGACCCCCTCCCCGCGCTCCCCTGCTGGGCTCCGGGGCTCGACCTCCAAGTTTGCCAATAGATTCCTCGCCCGCCCCCCGCCGGCTCAGCGCCCTGTGCCGGTCGAGAGCTTACCTTCGGGACTGGGCTCCGCCATGGCTTCCAGCATCGCCCCCTACCCTCCTCCCGGTTCGGCGCCCCCCTCCCCTGAGCCGGGGATCCCGGTGCCGCCTCCGGTGCTCGGTGTTCCTACTGCCTCGCTCCACAGAGGTGTCTGTTTCGGCTCGGTTGTGACTCGAGTCCGCTAGCCGCTGCCGCCACCTCCCTCTACCACAGCCTCCCGCACTCCCGGACCGGGCCCCCTCCCCCCGCGCCGCCGGCCgcctgctccctcctcctctccaccctccctcctcttctctccccctcccttcgCGGGCGCTAACGCGCAATGCATCAAGGGGATTGTAGTCAGTCCGCGGTGAGCGAGAAGGGGCCTGGATAAGCATCCGGAACTTCAACTCCCAGCAAACCACGGGTTGGCGCAGGCGCACTAAACTGCTCTCCTCCCCCGGGGAGTGGCGGGGAGATTGGGAGCAGAGGGGAGAGCGGAAGAGTGCGCGCAGGCTCCTGGGAAATGTAGGCTAGGCGGAGCTAAGAACGAACGGGAAGAAGGGATTAGAACTCTCGGCCACCATACTGCTTCAATTCTGCAGCTTTATACGCCCGCGGGGACCACCCCACTTCCGGCCAGACAGAGGTAGGCTGCTGGGAGATGAAGTTCTCCTGGTGATAATGGCTCCCTCCTCCCAGTCGTCTCCCTCCCTTGGATTCCACTCCAGTGGATCCCTCATGCCGGCACAGAGTCTGGCAAAGCGACATACATCTGAGGACGGAGTCCTTTCACTAGCTCCCATACTCGAAAATCTCTTCCTTAATCCAAAAAGTTACAATACACTTGAAAGCAGGTGCTTTCAAACTTTATCCACAGGAACCCACTGTAAAAAACTTTAATAACCTCAGGACCCAACCCATATACACGTATATAAAACTGAACTTTCATGAAATGATATTCAGTATTCCATCCATCACAACAAAAGCACACTCTTTATATACATAAGGAGAAGCTCAACATAAGCAGAACAAACCAAAATATACTATTCCCTCTAACCTACTCTTTCCCCACCACTTGAAGAGAAGAACAAAAGGGGGAGGGgaacaacacaaagaaaaaatccAGTTCAGCTTGGTGGTTTCCTCTTTATTGATGTGCCTCCTACCTTCCCCCACAATTTCAGTCCCTTCCATCTACCCCCCAAAAAGAAGGTAGTGAAAAGAAAGGATTGTTGGGGCTCTGAGCCCCTTGGGCAGTTAGAAAGGgaacagaaaccaaaacaatcACCAGATGTGACAGAGATTGACAACCAAGAAGTCTAAAGCAGAATGGGAAAAGTGgtaaagaaaggggaagaaagaaaggagaggtaTTAGAGGCCATCTCCCCCATTAACCCTTGTGTTAAGAGGGTCTGGAGGAGAGTCTCAAACATTAGGAAGTGCAGGTCCTGAAGAAGGGAGGTGGTGTTTTAACCTCAAGGAGGAGTAAGTCAAGGAAGTGGGGCCACCTCTCTCTTTGTAGAATGGGACCCCCCATCTTAGGGGCAGCAGCTTCACAGACCGTAGACACTTTCATCACTGTAGGCAATGTATAGAAAGAAGTCTTCTTCATGGTGTTCCTGGGGTGAAGGTAGAAAATAACAGCGTTCAGGCATCTGAGCTTTAGTTATTTGAACCACCCACCATTGGGACATATTCTTCCACAATCACTCTTTTTGAAGACCCCAAACACCAGTGCTTTGACTCTCCCTCTCATTTGCTCCAGAGCTGGGCAGTATTATCCTATCCACAGTCTTGGACAATAAGATCTCAAACTGTTCTCTACTGCCGTGGAACACGGGAGTGGCTAGACGGGAGTCTGGACCACAGCAGTTACTCTGGCTCACTGCCCTGTCCAAATCCCTAACCCAGGACGATGCAGAAATCTTAACGGTGAATATAAAACTGAGAGCTAAGTAAGCCAGCTGGTCCAAGAACTGCTGACTTCAAACTTTCTGCCTCTCAAGCGCTTCCAACTCCTCCCCAAAGCCTCCTCTACTTCCCAGGCACCATACCTGGTACAGCTGACCCATCGTGGCACTGGTGGGTGGAATGACGTTGTTGACGAAGAAAAACAAGGCATCCTCTGCTCGGAGATGAATTCGCTTCCGGATTAAGAAGTAAAACTGACCAACTGCCAAAGATACAAGGCCTGATAAAGTCAGAGATCACAAATACCCTCAAAAGAACACTGCTATGTGGAGTCTCCTCCATCAGAAACTGCACTCCCAAGCCCAGAAAACAAATCTGGGTATTGGGTCAGGTTCCCACCTGTAAGATCAGAAGGCACCAGGTATTTCTTTTTGTCCAGGTCTCCTATCCGAGCTTTGGGAGCCTTTTCTACTATCACCTGttaaagagaagataaaaattaGCAGACATTAGGTACACAGACGCACAATTCCACCTGTCAAGAACTCAACATTCCTAGCACCAACACGTACCCCAGActcatttttctttgtctcttaacACGCGGCGCAGCCCTAAATAGGAATTCTGACCCCATTGACTAATTCACCTAAACATCCAGGATCCCTGAATACGGCGTCATAAAAAACAATTATGTTAATCAGACGAGGATGACTTATTGGGGCCAACAAGAGCTTCAATTTCAAAACCCCTATGCTAAGCTCGGACTGTCAAACGCCCCACAGCCTCCCACACGAACCCCAAGGTCTGTCTCTCGAATCTACATCTCCTCACTTTCAGCTCTATTGGTACCCCATTCCTTTCACCTCCGATCCCAGAAACAGCGGTTTGGGGCTCGTTCCCAACGCCGCCACAACCGGCAACCTGATGCCTGCGCTGTGGGTCCCAGACTCAAGCCCAGGCTGTGGCGTCAGCGCCAGCGCCCCGCGCCCTCGGCCCTGGCTACTGTCCTCACCGGGACCCGGTCCGGGTATTTCTTTCGGATCTTCTCGCCCTCAGAGCGGCGCTTCTCGAACGGATGCTCCTCTTTATACACGAACTTCATCCTCCCGGGAACCGGGTTGGACCGGGCTGGGCTGAGGGAACCCGGGGGGGGCCGGGACGGGGGGCGGCGGCGACGGCAGCGACGCGCGGGCGGATTCAGCGGAGCGATCCCCGGACTTGCGCCACTTCCCTATTCACCAACCCCGCCCCCGGCCAACAGGGGCCTCCCAGGCTGCTATGATACGCCACTGGCGTAACTGCCCTAACGCCAGTAGCGTAGCACCACCTACTGACCTCCTCTCTCACGCCGTCAGCGTAATCGCTCTGGAATCAATTTGTAAATTACGCAGGCGGCGTAGGAAAGATGGTTGCCTTTTGCTATCGTCGGAAATAACTGAAAATCCATTTCCCGACTTTCCCCCCAGGGATGTAATGATGAAAAGGACTAAAAGATGGTAATCGTAATTTGAGACTTGGCTCTCCAAAAGCTCTTTTCGGAAGTAATGCAGACGAAAAGCAGATAATTACAAGGATAGCTATTCACGAAACCTGTTGGTACGCTGAAGGCGGCCGTTGACACCAAAACAAAGTAGTACCTAAGTGGAGGAAGTGGTCTCCGGAAATAGAGGAGGGCAGAAACGAAACCTGTGTTTGGAGAGACGCACTGGACGCTTAAGTTCCAGTAATGAGTGGACCAATAGGGACTGGAGAGGAGGTCTGAAAGGTAAGGACTACGTCAGCGCGGAAGAACACTGCTGCTGTGTGCACGATTAAGTCATGTGATCTCAAAGGGCGGAGCATCACGTGGCGGGCGCGAGGAAGTAGAGCCGGCTTGGGCTTGGGGAGGAGGGCCCCGGGGGAGGTGGGGACGTGGGGACGTGGGGCAGGGCCAGCCTGCCGCTCGAAGGAAGCGTCTGCTTAGCTAGTACATGCCAGTCTTCCAGATGAAGCCCGGCCTTTCTTGTCGTCGAGGTTTCTACTCTTTTAATACTTCGACCTACGGCACTGAAGCTCAGGTTCTCTCAGGACACACAGCTATCCCTTCACTCCCCGCCAGGGTGCCCATCCTGTCACTAAGACCGTTCCTGCCAGGGAGAACCAACACTCCCCTTTCCCCTACCCTTAGGGTCTACAACAGGCTTTTCTCTCTGCCTAGTGGACAGGGTGGATGTGAACAAAAACCCCGCCCTCATTCCCCCAAACCCCAGAGAAGGACCTAGGGCAGCTTTGGTTTCAAAGTTATAATGCATggtttaaaagagaagaaaggaaaaaaaagagaaagctggtTACAGATCTGAGGGAATCTAGGAGGAAGGGCAAATAGAGGGAAAGTAAGGGAGGGGACAAGTTTGGGGAAAGTCCAGTGGCCCAAAATCCCAGTTTCCCACCCACAGCCCAGCCCTTGGAGTGAAGAATTAGATCAGTTTTGtacaagagtttttaaaaaatcaaatcacaACAAAGCTGGCTTGGCTTCTCTTTTGAGCCTCCCGGATTACCGAATGTCTCTCTCACTCTGGCCAGTCGTGTCTCTCCACCAGACACTGTTGCGGCTCTCCTAGGTCTCCGCTTATGTCCCAGTCTGGGGTTTCCAGGAGTGCGAACACGAAGTTAAGAGTGAGGCTGCTTCAGAATCTGGCCCTTGTGTCCATCCAGACTCCGTAGGGAGTGCAAGGCTCCCAGGGcagagaggggtgggaggggcagaCCCTGCCCAGGCAGTCCTCACCGTTGGACAGGGCATCAGACGGCATCCCGAGGgctcaccctccccttcccccccaccccaattcaGGTGGAGGGGGAGCAGCTGTCACCAGAGCCTATGTTGGTGAAGGTTTCGGCTCAGCACAGAACGAACATCAGCGGTGAACCTGAGACGACAATAACTTGCATTGGTAGAGTCCTCATGGGGACAGCCTCCTTACACTAGTGTAAAGCAGCCTCACTGAAAACATGGGACAGAAAGGACCACCATTTTCTCTTGAGACTGAGGTTCAGTTTGCCCAAAACCCAATGGCTAAAGGTGAGGAGTTTTCTTAAGACCTAGGttcaaaaattatattcttaGGGAAAAGAGATAAGGAAGTAAAACGGGACAAACTTTTATTCCTTCTTGGGATCCCCTACCGCTCTTCTCCTCAGAAATCTAAGTGTCTAGCTTCCCTTACCTGAGGGCATCCAGCATTGGAAGCAGGTTGAGAAGGGCGGTATCACTGGGATCACTGAACCAGGATTTGATGGGGATGGCATTGTCTAGGGTGGGTGAAAAGGCACATGAGAATAAAGGGTTCAAGAGAGAAAGGgtgttttcccttttatttggGGGTGGTtaactttaaaatacataacCTCCCTCGCAAACCCAATGACCTAAGTAAAACCTTCTGTATTTATcttccaaaacaaaattaaattttaatcacCATATCTCATACTAGGGTAAGGCTTCTAGTCAAACTTCCGCCTTGTGTCTTACCTAAAgcaaattttatatgaaaaatctgatttatgaaacagaaatgggGGGCAGGGAACACTCTTATATGAAAGAGAAACAGCTTGCATCCTGACCTACTGTAAACCAGGGAATCCCAGCCCCATGCATTCAAAATACCTCCTTAGAACCACTTTCTTGTCCTGCCAGACTCACTGCCTTCTCCCTTACCTGGATGGCTCCTGTAAGCCCCTGGGGAGTTATCCAGAATCACAATGCTGGAGAGGTCACTGTGGACCACAGAGAGGTCCTTGATGTAGCTGCCCAATTCCAAAGTGCAGTGCTGGAAGGCAGGGTGGGCTGGGCATCAAAAGGAGACTCGCCCTCTGTGATTGCTCCCCCAATCCCAACAATGCCCACAAGCAGCCAGTTCCCACAAAAGGGGATTATGTAGTACCCCCACACGCAGCCTTAGAAGGTCCCATTCCTGGGCAGTTGCCTCAAACTGAAGTCCCTCCCTGATGgcctgcctccccagcctcattCTTAGACTTAGATTCTAGTCCCCTACCTGTCTGTAGTATCTCCTCTTGAGAATGCTTCTGCTATTATCCAGTTTATCTGCCACAGCAGAGCCATAAATCTCCATGCTTGCTGTGAACACCACCAACTCGTACCACTGGCTCACCTGAAATAGATTGGAGAAGAGGAAGCTGTCAGAAGAGGTGATTGTTCATTTGGACATATAGTTCCCTTTTACTAAGACTCCAGTGTAGACCTTCAGGCTTTTCAGCAACATTGAATGTCTCTGAGGACACAAAATTTTGAAACTGTCCTCAGACTCCCAAGTTTTAGGCATCATACCCCCTTAAGATTCAGAGATGCAAGAACAAGAGAGCAGGAAAGCCACGAAAAAATAGAATTGCATCAGCACAATAAATGAACCCTAACCATGGAAAGCCATTCTCTGACCATCCAACAACCTCCCCTCTCCAAAACTGCCCCTGCCCATTTCTCCTGATTCCTTAATTCCTCCAAATCCTCTACATTCTCAGAGCCCTAAAACCATTCCTTCATCCCAGAACTGCCTTCAGCTTCTGCAAACTCACCACTTCCAAGAAGAAATCCACATGGGGCCTCTTATGTACAAAAAACCGGACAGGATGTTTGTCTATTACCACCTGCGGAGGAACATACCAGGGCTGGGAGAAATCCTAAGCACCTCCACCCAGGCCTCAAGGACACCCCCTACCCTCCCACTGCTTGCTCCCCTTTTTCAGGCTGCCCCCAGGGCCCAAGGACAGGGCCAGGGACGAGATACTCTGGgattgggaaagaatctgagcaGAATTACAGACACAATTTATTCCATCACTTCCCACTCCCACACACCTTGAGAATGAAGTCAGGAGGCGTTCCAGGCCGGACTGTGGGCCTTAGGACCCCATCATGATGGGAGTGAATAAGTGTCTCATCCAGATCCAGCACCAGGATCTTCCTCTTCACCTGGCCTGAACCACAAGGGGAAGGGGTAACACCAACCTACCTCCAGCCAAGACCTTGAACCCGACCTCACCTAGGGTTCCTCCCAGCCAGCATACTCACTTAGCCGATTCCGGGACACAGGAGATAAGGGAAGGATGTCATATCGAACAGTTTGGTACTGAATTACCTAGGAATAGCAAGAGAGAGGGTTAAACCCTGGACAAGGAAATCTTCCCCACTAACAACAGGAAGCACATGTTGAACATTTACTAAAacttgaagtgaaagtcactcagttgcatccaattctttgcgaccccatgggtatAGTCCacgaaattctctaggccagaacactggagtggataacctttcctttctccaggggatcttcccaacccagggatcaaacccaggtctcctgtgttgcaggcggattctttatcagctgagccacaagggaagcccctataaattGGGCATGGTATCATTTAGGATTACTTAcgtaatcctcaaaacaaccctaataataattataacaataataTCACCCATGTTTTAaggatga includes:
- the CTDNEP1 gene encoding CTD nuclear envelope phosphatase 1, which produces MMRTQCLLGLRTFVAFAAKLWSFFIYLLRRQIRTVIQYQTVRYDILPLSPVSRNRLSQVKRKILVLDLDETLIHSHHDGVLRPTVRPGTPPDFILKVVIDKHPVRFFVHKRPHVDFFLEVVSQWYELVVFTASMEIYGSAVADKLDNSRSILKRRYYRQHCTLELGSYIKDLSVVHSDLSSIVILDNSPGAYRSHPDNAIPIKSWFSDPSDTALLNLLPMLDALRFTADVRSVLSRNLHQHRLW
- the LOC122694648 gene encoding gamma-aminobutyric acid receptor-associated protein encodes the protein MKFVYKEEHPFEKRRSEGEKIRKKYPDRVPVIVEKAPKARIGDLDKKKYLVPSDLTVGQFYFLIRKRIHLRAEDALFFFVNNVIPPTSATMGQLYQEHHEEDFFLYIAYSDESVYGL